A part of Streptomyces sp. DSM 40750 genomic DNA contains:
- a CDS encoding SpoIIE family protein phosphatase has protein sequence MDRGTDTGATTGHGAGDGTAEHTAAGRVPLAVVVVDREGLVSHWSTGARRLFGTPKDDAVGRPALDLLPVSGALPDPDDTPPHAAYGAYDALGHDLESSLDGRLSYPAAGRARITVPGRDRDRDRVDVLWWAYPLVVPGPERLLVLAADAEALRQRDDEAVVAVERIAPGFALHTDFPGAEELARRLPEILPSMSVGESARIVAQVLELGYPVMEFSQNDRVPVTPDWGVPRRAERRARRERAARAVAEGLPVPADVRDEGEDLEHAAVRERLEFLNEVSGRIGTSLDLSRTIVEVSKAVVPRFTDVAGTYLREQVVAGEGFPEGVPDTTTMWHRVALEHTDEPGRWDDVVPVGEAMPFPAHTPFFQCMTTGEPVLVPRISEQMGHAIAAQFEKRDIRPLISNRSMLIVPLKARNVVLGFMILLRHPEREVFNDMDRVTGAELAARAGLVLDNARMYTYQENVAETLQDSMLPTIAAHMAGCDIATRYLPGTLLGRVGGDWFDSVKLPGARTALVVGDVMGHGLNSAAMMGQLRTAVQTMAALDLPPAQLLRNLDDLAQRLGEHYLATCLYAVYDPIASELHIANAGHIPPVLVRAVDGRSELLDLPTGAPIGVGGVPFEAVSVRVEPGDRLVMCTDGLVEVRGEDIGVGLATLCETAAHPAASMDDACDTIIRALAATFSETGRGGRKDDVALLMARLNGIEPEDVAEWRLAPDPVEVARARAVVREQLYGWGLDALTDTTTLLVGELVTNAIRHARGRRIELRLVRGDTLQCEVYDDDPTLPTLLSAAPTDEFGRGLRVLTTLAREWGTSRTGAGKTVWFELTLPRRR, from the coding sequence ATGGACCGTGGCACCGACACGGGCGCGACCACCGGCCACGGAGCCGGTGACGGCACGGCGGAGCACACCGCGGCCGGCCGTGTCCCGCTGGCCGTGGTCGTCGTGGACCGCGAGGGTCTCGTGTCGCACTGGAGCACCGGCGCACGCCGGCTCTTCGGCACACCCAAGGACGACGCGGTGGGCCGCCCCGCCCTCGACCTGCTGCCCGTCTCCGGCGCCCTCCCGGACCCGGACGACACCCCGCCCCACGCGGCGTACGGCGCGTACGACGCACTCGGCCACGACCTGGAGTCCTCCCTCGACGGACGGCTGTCCTACCCGGCGGCCGGCCGCGCCCGGATCACCGTGCCCGGCCGGGACCGCGACCGCGACCGCGTCGACGTGTTGTGGTGGGCATATCCGCTGGTCGTCCCCGGCCCCGAGCGGCTCCTCGTGCTGGCCGCCGACGCCGAGGCACTGCGTCAGCGGGACGATGAGGCCGTCGTGGCCGTCGAACGCATCGCGCCCGGCTTCGCCCTGCACACCGACTTCCCCGGCGCCGAGGAACTCGCCCGCAGACTCCCCGAGATCCTGCCCAGCATGAGCGTCGGCGAAAGTGCCCGCATCGTCGCCCAGGTCCTCGAACTGGGCTATCCGGTGATGGAGTTCAGCCAGAACGACCGGGTGCCCGTCACCCCTGACTGGGGCGTGCCCCGGCGCGCGGAGCGGCGGGCGCGCCGTGAACGGGCCGCGCGCGCCGTCGCCGAGGGGCTGCCGGTCCCGGCGGACGTGCGGGACGAGGGCGAGGACCTCGAACACGCGGCCGTACGCGAGCGCCTGGAGTTCCTCAACGAGGTCAGCGGACGCATCGGCACCTCACTCGACCTGTCCCGGACCATCGTCGAGGTCAGCAAGGCGGTCGTGCCGCGCTTCACCGACGTCGCCGGCACCTATCTGCGCGAACAGGTCGTCGCCGGCGAGGGCTTCCCCGAAGGGGTGCCCGACACGACCACCATGTGGCACCGGGTGGCCCTGGAGCACACGGACGAGCCGGGCCGCTGGGACGACGTCGTACCGGTCGGCGAGGCCATGCCGTTCCCGGCGCACACGCCGTTCTTCCAGTGCATGACCACCGGCGAGCCCGTCCTCGTACCGCGCATCAGCGAGCAGATGGGGCACGCGATCGCCGCGCAGTTCGAGAAGCGCGACATCCGGCCGCTGATCAGCAACCGCTCCATGCTGATCGTGCCGCTGAAGGCCCGAAACGTGGTGCTCGGTTTCATGATCCTGCTGCGCCACCCGGAGCGCGAGGTCTTCAACGACATGGACCGCGTGACGGGCGCCGAACTCGCCGCCCGCGCGGGCCTCGTCCTCGACAACGCGCGCATGTACACATACCAGGAGAACGTCGCCGAGACGCTCCAGGACAGCATGCTGCCCACCATCGCGGCCCACATGGCGGGCTGCGACATCGCCACCCGCTATCTGCCCGGCACCCTGCTCGGACGCGTCGGCGGCGACTGGTTCGACTCCGTGAAACTGCCCGGCGCCCGCACCGCGCTCGTCGTCGGCGACGTCATGGGGCACGGCCTCAACTCGGCGGCGATGATGGGCCAGTTACGCACGGCCGTCCAGACCATGGCCGCCCTCGACCTGCCTCCCGCCCAGCTTCTGCGGAACCTCGACGACCTCGCCCAGCGCCTCGGCGAGCACTACCTCGCGACCTGTCTGTACGCCGTCTACGACCCCATCGCGAGCGAACTGCACATCGCCAACGCCGGTCACATCCCACCCGTACTGGTCCGCGCGGTGGACGGCCGCAGCGAACTCCTCGACCTGCCCACGGGCGCCCCCATCGGCGTCGGCGGAGTGCCGTTCGAGGCGGTAAGCGTGCGCGTGGAGCCCGGCGACCGGCTCGTGATGTGCACCGACGGCCTCGTGGAGGTGCGCGGCGAGGACATCGGCGTGGGCCTCGCGACCCTCTGCGAGACCGCCGCCCACCCGGCCGCCTCCATGGACGACGCCTGCGACACCATCATCCGCGCCCTCGCCGCGACATTCTCGGAAACGGGCCGCGGCGGCCGCAAGGACGACGTGGCCCTGCTGATGGCCCGGCTCAACGGCATCGAACCCGAGGACGTCGCCGAGTGGCGCCTCGCCCCCGACCCGGTCGAGGTCGCCCGCGCCCGCGCCGTCGTCCGCGAACAGCTCTACGGCTGGGGCCTGGACGCCCTCACGGACACCACCACGCTCCTCGTCGGCGAACTCGTCACCAACGCCATACGCCACGCCCGCGGCCGCCGTATCGAACTGCGCCTCGTCCGCGGCGACACCCTGCAGTGCGAGGTCTACGACGACGACCCCACCTTGCCGACGCTGCTCAGCGCCGCCCCCACCGACGAGTTCGGCCGCGGGCTGCGCGTCCTCACGACCCTGGCACGCGAGTGGGGCACCAGCCGGACGGGCGCGGGCAAGACGGTGTGGTTCGAACTGACGCTGCCGCGGCGGCGTTGA
- a CDS encoding class I SAM-dependent methyltransferase: MSVTNRYREAWEGFWREAPDEPGAVFWDAEPERTVALHLALFEPYLAAPELPLVDLGCGNGTQTRFLSDRFPRVLGADLSTAALDRARRADPGGRATYRPLDAADKADAEALHTDLGDANVYLRGVLHQCDPDDRQRLVDNIATLLGERGRACLVELAEAAKPLLMGLAQGPTGPPAKLAPIFRHGIAPGEVTDAAIPEYLRAAGLTLVAGGELPLITTEYTAEGTRIELPSRWYVAGRTA; this comes from the coding sequence ATGAGCGTGACGAATCGGTACAGGGAGGCCTGGGAGGGGTTCTGGCGCGAGGCCCCCGACGAACCGGGAGCGGTCTTCTGGGACGCCGAACCCGAACGGACCGTAGCCCTCCATCTCGCCCTGTTCGAGCCGTACTTGGCGGCCCCCGAACTGCCCCTCGTCGACCTGGGCTGCGGCAACGGCACCCAGACGCGCTTCCTGTCCGACCGCTTCCCCCGTGTGCTCGGCGCCGACCTCTCCACCGCCGCCCTCGACCGTGCCCGACGCGCGGACCCCGGCGGCCGGGCCACGTACCGTCCGCTCGACGCGGCCGACAAGGCGGACGCCGAGGCCCTCCACACCGACCTCGGCGACGCCAACGTCTACCTGCGCGGCGTCCTCCACCAGTGCGACCCCGACGACCGCCAACGCCTCGTCGACAACATCGCCACGCTGCTGGGAGAGCGCGGCCGGGCCTGCCTCGTCGAACTCGCGGAGGCCGCGAAGCCCCTCCTCATGGGCCTCGCCCAGGGCCCCACCGGCCCCCCTGCCAAGCTCGCCCCGATCTTCCGTCACGGCATCGCCCCGGGCGAGGTCACCGACGCCGCGATCCCGGAGTACCTTCGCGCCGCCGGCCTCACCCTCGTCGCCGGCGGCGAACTCCCGCTGATCACCACCGAGTACACGGCCGAAGGCACCCGCATCGAGCTGCCGTCGAGGTGGTACGTGGCGGGGCGCACGGCGTAG
- a CDS encoding M55 family metallopeptidase produces MKILISADMEGATGVTWPADVLPGTPQWERCRSMFTSDVNAAVLGFFDGGADEVLINEAHWTMRNLLLERLDERAQMLTGRHKALSMVEGVQHGDVDGIAFVGYHAGAGMEGVLAHTYLANSITGVWVNDERASEGLLNSHVVAEYGVPVVLVTGDDVACEDALGYAPEALKVAVKDHVSRYAAVCRTPARTAADIRAAAKEAASLAVRHEPVRGGPFTVALEFDAEHLAMAATVVPGVARIGERKVAYTSPTMYEGICTFKAVTTIVSAAVEETYG; encoded by the coding sequence ATGAAGATCCTCATCAGCGCCGACATGGAGGGCGCCACCGGTGTCACCTGGCCGGCGGACGTGCTGCCGGGGACGCCGCAGTGGGAGCGGTGTCGTTCGATGTTCACCTCGGACGTGAACGCCGCCGTGCTCGGGTTCTTCGACGGTGGTGCCGACGAGGTGCTGATCAACGAGGCGCACTGGACGATGCGCAATCTGCTGCTGGAGCGGCTGGACGAGCGCGCTCAGATGCTCACCGGGCGGCACAAGGCGCTGTCCATGGTGGAGGGCGTGCAGCACGGGGACGTGGACGGCATCGCGTTCGTCGGCTACCACGCGGGCGCGGGGATGGAGGGGGTCCTGGCCCACACGTATCTCGCGAACTCCATCACCGGGGTGTGGGTCAATGACGAGCGGGCAAGCGAGGGACTGCTGAATTCGCATGTCGTGGCCGAGTACGGGGTACCGGTGGTGCTGGTGACAGGCGACGACGTGGCTTGCGAGGACGCCCTGGGGTACGCGCCCGAGGCGCTCAAAGTGGCGGTCAAGGACCATGTGTCGCGGTACGCGGCGGTGTGCCGTACGCCGGCGAGAACGGCCGCCGACATCCGCGCGGCGGCGAAGGAGGCCGCGTCGCTCGCGGTGCGTCACGAGCCGGTCAGGGGCGGACCGTTCACCGTGGCGCTGGAGTTCGACGCCGAGCACCTGGCGATGGCCGCGACCGTCGTGCCGGGCGTGGCACGTATCGGTGAACGCAAGGTGGCGTACACCAGCCCGACCATGTACGAGGGAATCTGTACCTTCAAGGCGGTCACCACGATCGTCTCGGCCGCGGTGGAGGAGACATATGGCTGA
- a CDS encoding M20/M25/M40 family metallo-hydrolase yields the protein MEQQALDEVVRFTSDLIRIDTTNRGGGDCRERPAAEYAAALLAEAGLEPTLLERTEGRTNVVARIEGTDPSADALLVHGHLDVVPARAEDWSVHPFSGEIRDGVVWGRGAVDMKNMDAMILAVVRHWARAGVRPRRDIVIAFTADEEASAEDGSGFIADEHPGLFEGCTEGISESGAFTFHDGAGRQIYPIAAGERGTGWLKLTARGRAGHGSKVNRANAVTRLAGAIARIGAHEWPVRLTPTVRAALTELAALYGIEADLDDRHDVDRLLDKLGPAAALVEATVRNSANPTMLEAGYKINVIPGEAVAHVDGRYLPGGEDEFRATLDRLTGPDVEWEYEHREVALEAPVDSVTYARMRAAVEEFAPEGHVVPYCMPGGTDAKQFSRLGITGYGFSPLKLPEGFDYGALFHGVDERVPVEALHFGVRVLDRFLRKA from the coding sequence ATGGAGCAGCAGGCACTGGATGAGGTCGTCCGTTTCACCTCCGACCTCATCCGCATCGACACCACCAACCGCGGCGGCGGGGACTGCCGGGAGCGGCCGGCCGCCGAGTACGCCGCCGCGCTGCTGGCGGAGGCGGGCCTGGAGCCCACGCTCCTTGAGCGCACCGAGGGCCGTACGAACGTCGTCGCGCGGATCGAGGGCACCGACCCGTCGGCCGACGCGCTGCTCGTCCACGGTCATCTGGACGTGGTGCCCGCGCGGGCGGAGGACTGGAGTGTGCACCCGTTCTCCGGGGAGATCCGCGACGGCGTGGTCTGGGGCCGGGGCGCGGTCGACATGAAGAACATGGACGCGATGATCCTCGCGGTCGTCCGGCACTGGGCGCGCGCGGGCGTACGGCCCCGCAGGGACATCGTGATCGCGTTCACCGCCGACGAGGAGGCGAGCGCCGAGGACGGATCCGGGTTCATCGCCGACGAACACCCAGGCCTCTTCGAGGGCTGCACCGAGGGCATCAGCGAGTCGGGGGCGTTCACCTTCCACGACGGCGCCGGCCGGCAGATCTATCCGATCGCGGCAGGGGAGCGCGGCACCGGCTGGCTGAAACTCACCGCGCGCGGCCGGGCAGGCCACGGCTCCAAGGTGAACCGGGCCAACGCGGTGACCCGCCTCGCGGGGGCGATCGCCCGGATCGGCGCGCACGAGTGGCCCGTCCGGCTCACCCCGACCGTCCGCGCGGCCCTCACCGAACTCGCCGCGCTGTACGGCATCGAGGCCGACCTCGACGACCGCCACGACGTCGACCGGTTGCTCGACAAGCTCGGTCCGGCCGCCGCCCTGGTCGAGGCGACCGTGCGCAACAGTGCCAACCCGACCATGCTGGAAGCCGGTTACAAGATCAATGTGATCCCGGGGGAGGCCGTCGCCCACGTGGACGGGCGGTATCTGCCCGGCGGCGAGGACGAGTTCCGGGCGACCCTCGACCGGCTCACCGGCCCCGATGTGGAGTGGGAGTACGAGCACCGGGAGGTGGCCCTCGAGGCGCCGGTGGACTCGGTGACGTACGCGCGGATGCGGGCCGCCGTAGAGGAGTTCGCGCCCGAGGGGCACGTGGTGCCGTACTGCATGCCGGGCGGTACGGACGCCAAGCAGTTCTCGCGGCTCGGCATCACCGGCTACGGCTTCTCGCCGCTGAAGCTCCCCGAGGGCTTCGACTACGGGGCGCTCTTCCACGGCGTCGACGAGCGCGTCCCGGTCGAGGCGCTCCACTTCGGCGTCCGCGTACTCGACCGCTTCCTGCGGAAGGCCTGA
- a CDS encoding LpqB family beta-propeller domain-containing protein has translation MGDKVQTLAYGSWPSPIDAALAAAHDGHPEFVGFVGDEPWWTEPRPTEGGRRTLVRRRADGTEESVLPAPWNVRSRVMEYGGHPWAGVMREDGPLVVFANFADQRLYRHEPGGEPRPLTPVSPVGGGLRWVDPQPHPERDEVWCVLEEFTGDGPTDVRRVVAAVPLDGSAAEDRDAVRELTDGSHRFVTGPRLSPDGRRAAWLAWEHPRMPWDGTSLLVAEVTEDGLLGAPSTVGGGPDESVAQVEWAADGTLVYSSDTTGYWNLYRLDGDDRTALCAREEEFGGPLWKVGWRWFALLEGGLAAVLHGRGATSLGLLDTETGQVVDAAGPWTEFAPSLAVHGSRVLGIGAGPRSAYEVVELDAATGDARVIGAAHDDPVDPSYYPEPQIRSFLGPAGREIHAHIYPPHHPGCVAPGTELPPYVVWAHGGPTSRAPLVLDLAIAYFTSRGIGVAEVNYGGSTGYGREYRNRLREQWGVVDVEDCAAVALGLADEGTADRTRLAVRGGSAGGWTAAASLTTTDVYACGTILYPILDLTNWGSGETHDFESQYLESLVGPLAEEPMRYAERSPTEHADRITAPFLLLQGLDDVICPPVQCERFLAGLEGRRVPHAYIAFEGEGHGFRRAETMVRVLEAELSLYAQVFGLNPSGIPTLELAK, from the coding sequence ATGGGGGACAAGGTGCAGACCCTGGCGTACGGTTCGTGGCCCTCGCCGATCGACGCGGCGCTCGCGGCCGCGCACGACGGGCATCCCGAGTTCGTGGGCTTCGTCGGCGACGAGCCGTGGTGGACCGAGCCACGGCCCACCGAGGGCGGCCGCCGCACCCTCGTGCGGCGCCGGGCCGACGGCACCGAGGAGTCGGTGCTGCCGGCGCCGTGGAACGTGCGCAGCCGGGTCATGGAGTACGGGGGTCATCCGTGGGCCGGCGTCATGCGGGAGGACGGCCCCCTCGTGGTCTTCGCGAACTTCGCCGACCAGCGCCTCTACCGCCACGAGCCGGGTGGTGAGCCCCGCCCGCTCACCCCGGTGTCGCCGGTGGGCGGCGGACTGCGCTGGGTGGACCCGCAGCCGCACCCGGAGCGGGACGAGGTGTGGTGCGTCCTGGAGGAGTTCACCGGGGACGGGCCCACCGACGTACGTCGGGTCGTCGCCGCGGTGCCGCTGGACGGCTCGGCGGCCGAGGACCGGGACGCCGTGCGTGAACTCACCGACGGAAGCCACCGGTTCGTCACCGGCCCCCGTCTCTCGCCCGACGGCCGCCGCGCCGCGTGGCTGGCCTGGGAACATCCGCGCATGCCCTGGGACGGCACATCGCTGCTCGTCGCCGAGGTGACCGAGGACGGCCTGCTGGGCGCGCCCAGCACCGTCGGCGGCGGCCCGGACGAGTCCGTCGCCCAGGTCGAGTGGGCCGCCGACGGGACGCTCGTGTATTCCAGCGACACCACCGGCTACTGGAACCTGTACCGCCTCGACGGCGACGACCGTACGGCTCTCTGCGCCCGGGAGGAGGAGTTCGGCGGGCCGTTGTGGAAGGTCGGCTGGCGCTGGTTCGCGCTGCTGGAGGGGGGCCTCGCCGCCGTGCTGCACGGGCGGGGCGCCACCTCGCTCGGCCTCCTCGACACCGAGACCGGCCAGGTCGTCGACGCGGCCGGACCGTGGACCGAGTTCGCCCCGTCCCTCGCCGTGCACGGCAGCCGGGTCCTCGGCATCGGGGCCGGCCCCCGCAGCGCGTACGAGGTGGTCGAGCTGGACGCCGCCACCGGCGACGCCCGCGTGATCGGGGCCGCGCACGACGACCCGGTGGACCCCTCCTACTACCCCGAACCGCAGATCCGCAGCTTCCTCGGCCCCGCGGGGCGCGAGATCCACGCGCACATCTACCCGCCGCACCATCCCGGCTGCGTCGCGCCCGGCACCGAGCTGCCGCCCTACGTCGTCTGGGCCCACGGGGGCCCCACCAGCCGAGCGCCCCTGGTCCTCGACCTGGCGATCGCCTACTTCACCTCGCGTGGCATCGGGGTCGCCGAGGTCAACTACGGGGGGTCCACCGGCTACGGCCGGGAGTACCGCAACCGGCTGCGCGAGCAGTGGGGTGTCGTCGATGTCGAGGACTGCGCGGCGGTCGCGCTGGGCCTCGCCGACGAGGGAACCGCCGACCGGACCCGGCTCGCCGTGCGGGGCGGCAGCGCAGGCGGCTGGACGGCGGCCGCGTCCCTCACCACGACCGACGTCTACGCCTGCGGAACCATCCTGTATCCCATCCTCGACCTCACGAACTGGGGCTCGGGGGAAACCCACGACTTCGAGTCCCAGTACCTGGAGAGCCTGGTCGGACCGCTGGCCGAGGAGCCCATGCGGTACGCGGAGCGGTCGCCCACCGAGCACGCCGACCGGATCACCGCGCCCTTCCTGCTGCTCCAGGGTCTTGACGACGTGATCTGCCCGCCCGTGCAGTGCGAGCGGTTCCTCGCCGGCCTGGAGGGGCGGCGGGTGCCGCACGCGTACATCGCGTTCGAGGGCGAGGGGCACGGATTCCGGCGGGCGGAGACGATGGTGCGGGTCCTGGAGGCAGAGCTTTCGCTGTACGCGCAGGTCTTCGGGTTGAATCCATCGGGAATCCCTACTCTGGAGCTCGCCAAGTGA
- a CDS encoding S66 peptidase family protein: MTTPAPNRPALPVHAVSPLTRPARLAPGARVAVVAPSGPVPEERLSAGLDILRGWDLDPVVAPHTLDRHPEFDYLAGTDADRAADFQAAWCEPSVSAVLCARGGYGVQRMADLLDWDAIRAAGPKILVGFSDITALHEAFATRAGLVTLHGPMAAGVDFLKNTRAQEHLRATLFAPETVRTIKAVEGSAPLLPGRARGVLLGGCLCLLAAELGNPHARPSARGALLCLEDVGEETYRLDRYLTQLLRAGWLDGVAGVLLGSWAQCEPYEKVRGLLVDRLGGLGVPVVEEFGFGHGDGALTIPFGVMAELDTEAGTLTLDEPALT; encoded by the coding sequence GTGACGACACCCGCCCCGAACCGCCCGGCCCTCCCGGTCCACGCCGTCTCGCCGCTGACCAGGCCCGCCCGTCTCGCCCCCGGCGCCCGCGTGGCGGTGGTCGCCCCCAGCGGGCCGGTGCCGGAGGAGCGGCTCAGTGCCGGGCTGGACATCCTGCGGGGCTGGGACCTCGACCCTGTCGTCGCACCCCACACGCTGGACCGGCACCCGGAGTTCGATTACCTCGCGGGCACGGACGCCGACCGCGCCGCCGACTTCCAGGCCGCCTGGTGCGAGCCGTCCGTGTCCGCCGTGCTCTGCGCCCGAGGCGGCTACGGCGTGCAGCGGATGGCCGACCTGCTCGACTGGGACGCGATACGAGCGGCGGGCCCCAAGATCCTCGTCGGCTTCAGCGACATCACGGCACTGCACGAGGCGTTCGCCACCCGCGCCGGACTGGTCACCCTGCACGGCCCCATGGCCGCGGGCGTCGACTTCCTCAAGAACACGCGGGCTCAGGAGCACCTGCGGGCGACTCTCTTCGCCCCGGAGACGGTACGCACGATCAAGGCCGTCGAAGGGAGTGCCCCGCTCCTGCCCGGGCGTGCCCGCGGTGTCCTCCTCGGTGGCTGTCTCTGCCTCCTCGCCGCCGAACTCGGCAACCCCCACGCCCGCCCCTCCGCCCGAGGTGCCCTCCTCTGCCTGGAGGACGTCGGCGAGGAGACCTACCGCCTCGACCGCTACCTCACCCAACTCCTCCGCGCGGGCTGGCTCGACGGTGTCGCCGGCGTGCTGCTCGGCTCCTGGGCCCAGTGCGAGCCGTACGAGAAGGTGCGGGGACTGCTCGTCGACCGGCTCGGCGGGCTCGGGGTGCCGGTGGTGGAGGAGTTCGGCTTCGGCCACGGTGACGGCGCGCTGACGATCCCGTTCGGGGTGATGGCGGAGCTGGACACGGAAGCGGGGACGCTGACGCTGGACGAGCCGGCGCTGACCTGA
- a CDS encoding LapA family protein codes for MSPKTSERVGTHSRKRWGDLLTPGRVVVGVLAALALVFVFQNTQKTEVTLLVSEVSMPLWMALLGTALIGAVCGAYFMRRRR; via the coding sequence ATGAGCCCGAAGACATCGGAACGAGTCGGGACGCACAGCCGGAAGCGATGGGGTGATCTGCTGACGCCCGGCAGGGTCGTCGTGGGTGTGCTCGCGGCGCTCGCGCTCGTCTTCGTCTTCCAGAACACCCAGAAGACCGAGGTCACACTGCTGGTCTCCGAGGTCAGCATGCCCCTGTGGATGGCGCTGCTGGGGACGGCCCTGATCGGGGCGGTGTGCGGAGCGTACTTCATGAGACGGCGCCGGTGA
- a CDS encoding GNAT family N-acetyltransferase, with protein sequence MSENVSYLAEGPRVGIRHFTPDDGAEFTARARESKALHQPWLFPPTTAAAYAAYAGRLIGDPTKAGFLVCEKDGGGIAGFININNIVEGGFQCGALGYGAFAHAAGRGLMGEALGLVVEYAFGPMGLHRLEINVQPGNAASIALARRCGFRLEGFSPDFLFIDGAWRDHQRWAVTAEMKRRESGA encoded by the coding sequence GTGTCCGAGAACGTCAGTTACCTCGCCGAAGGCCCCCGTGTGGGGATACGGCACTTCACGCCCGACGACGGCGCCGAGTTCACCGCGCGGGCGCGGGAGAGCAAGGCTCTGCACCAGCCGTGGCTGTTTCCGCCGACCACGGCCGCCGCGTACGCCGCCTACGCGGGGCGGCTCATCGGGGATCCGACGAAGGCCGGGTTCCTGGTGTGCGAGAAGGACGGCGGGGGGATCGCCGGGTTCATCAACATCAACAACATCGTGGAGGGCGGCTTCCAGTGCGGTGCCCTCGGGTACGGGGCGTTCGCGCATGCCGCCGGGCGGGGGCTGATGGGAGAGGCGCTCGGGCTGGTCGTCGAGTACGCGTTCGGACCGATGGGGCTGCACCGGCTGGAGATCAATGTGCAGCCGGGGAATGCCGCCTCCATCGCTCTGGCCCGGCGGTGCGGATTCCGGCTGGAGGGGTTCTCGCCGGACTTCCTGTTCATCGACGGGGCCTGGCGGGACCATCAGCGGTGGGCCGTCACCGCCGAGATGAAGCGCCGGGAGTCCGGGGCGTGA
- a CDS encoding VOC family protein, with amino-acid sequence MEILGTTLRICVDDLEAAVPFYERLSGGPAMRFERGGVQVAAVGCFLLMTGPESELEVLRKVTATIAVEDVDEAHQVLTDSGAHVLAGPIPTPVGRNLIAVHPDGSVYEYADRRTVG; translated from the coding sequence ATGGAGATTCTCGGCACCACGCTCCGCATCTGCGTCGACGACCTGGAAGCCGCGGTCCCGTTCTACGAGAGACTCTCGGGCGGACCGGCGATGCGCTTCGAACGCGGCGGCGTCCAGGTCGCCGCCGTCGGCTGTTTCCTCCTGATGACCGGCCCGGAGTCCGAGTTGGAGGTCCTGCGCAAGGTCACCGCCACCATCGCGGTCGAGGACGTCGACGAGGCCCACCAGGTCCTCACCGACTCGGGCGCCCACGTGCTGGCGGGACCGATCCCCACCCCCGTCGGCCGCAACCTCATCGCGGTCCACCCCGACGGCTCGGTCTACGAATACGCGGACCGCCGAACCGTGGGGTAG
- a CDS encoding phage holin family protein, with the protein MDRLDHLEHLDKHLVDELALVARETVRDELRQQTRKQRRKAALYAASGAVALYAGAALALALGLALSLGLPDWAAALITAVVLGVVAYVLRGAARPSASRPTAEREGELAAGRDRVVGGTAPGMPPGGMGPAGYPPVPPVAPGGGTGAAGGPVPGTAAGAPPPSGIDPETPHHRA; encoded by the coding sequence ATGGACCGCTTGGATCATCTGGAACATCTGGACAAGCACCTGGTCGACGAGCTGGCGCTGGTGGCGCGCGAGACCGTACGGGACGAGCTGCGGCAGCAGACCCGTAAGCAGCGGCGTAAGGCCGCGCTGTACGCCGCGTCCGGTGCGGTCGCCCTGTACGCGGGTGCCGCCCTGGCCCTGGCCCTCGGCCTGGCGCTCTCGCTGGGCCTGCCCGACTGGGCGGCCGCGCTGATCACGGCCGTTGTGCTCGGGGTGGTGGCGTATGTGCTGAGGGGCGCGGCGCGTCCTTCGGCGTCCCGGCCGACGGCCGAGCGCGAGGGAGAGCTCGCGGCGGGTCGTGACCGGGTCGTCGGTGGTACGGCGCCGGGGATGCCCCCGGGTGGGATGGGGCCGGCCGGTTATCCGCCGGTGCCGCCCGTCGCGCCCGGTGGTGGGACCGGGGCCGCGGGCGGACCGGTGCCGGGTACGGCTGCCGGGGCGCCGCCCCCGTCGGGTATCGACCCCGAGACGCCGCATCACAGGGCGTGA